The following is a genomic window from Flavobacterium sp..
ATATGTTATGGAACTAATATACCATCAGGTTATGCAGCAAACAATACAGATTGTGATGATACCAATGCACAAATTTGGAGAAGCGCTACATTCTATGTAGATGCAGATGCAGATACATATGGAACAGGAGAATTAGTTTCAATATGTTATGGAGCTAATATACCAGCAGGTTATGCAGTAAACAATACAGATTGTGATGATACCAATGCACAAATTTGGAGAAGCGCTACATTCTATGTAGATGCAGATTCAGATGGCTATGACAATGGATCAGCTTCAGTTTGTTATGGAGCAAATACACCAGCAGGTTATGCTACAACAACTAATGGTTCAGATTGTAATGATAACAATGTAGACATCCACACAGCAATCACATATTATGTAGATGCTGATCAAGATGGTTACGGTTCAACTACAACGGCTTCATTATGTTCGTTGACAGCGCCAGAAGGTTATGCAACAAACAATACAGATTGTGATGATACCAATGCACAAATTTGGAGAAGCGCTACATTCTATGTAGATGCAGATTCAGATGGCTATGATAGTGGATCAGCTACAGTTTGTTACGGAGCTAATACACCAGCAGGTTATGCTACAACAACTAATGGTTCAGATTGTAATGATGCAAATGCTCAAGTATGGCGTACAGGCAGTTTCTATGTAGACACTGACGGTGATACATACGGAGCAGGTGATGCAGTTTCATTATGTTATGGAGCAAGCACACCATCAGGATATGCGGTTGTAGCAGGAGATTGTAACAATTCAAGTGCATCAGTTAATCCAGGAGCTACAGAGATTTGTGGTAACTCAATTGATGACAACTGTAATGGACAAACAGATGAGGGATGTGGAACACAAGTTCAATCTTCACAATGTGGAGTTGCTGTTGCTTCATTCAGTACAAATGTTTTAGCTGATTTAGTTACTGGTGCTACTCAATATAGATTTGAAGTTAGTAGAGGAGCTACTGTATATGAATATACAAATACTTCATCTAATTTCTTTAGATTTAGTTACTTAACTTCTTTAGGATTTGTAAATACTTATGCTACGACTTATTCAGTTCGTGTAAAATATTTTAAATCAGGAGTTTGGAGTGATTATGGTAATTCATGTAATGTTATCACACCTGATGTTCCTTTGACTAAGGTACAAACTTCTCAGTGTGGTATCACATTAGCATCTTTATCAACACAATTAACAGCAGACGCTATATCAGGTGCTCAAGCATATAGATTTGAGGTTACCAATGGTTCAAACGTAAGAACATTTACCACAGTAAATGGATCTACACGTACTTTCCGTTTAACTGATTTAACAGGAGGTCCTACTTACGCAACAACCTATGCTGTAAGAGTAGCTGTTATGTATAATGATGTTTGGACATCTTATGGTACATCATGTAACGTTACTACGCCTGCTTTACCATTAACTAGCGTTCAAGTATCACAATGTGGTGTTACATTAAGTGCTTTCGATACTCCTATTTATGCTACATCAGTAATAGGTGTAACAGGATATAAATTTGAAGTAACTAATGGTGCAACAGTAAGAACTTATACAGCATTGAATGGATTGAATTATTTTAACTTAACACAGTTGACAGGAGTAATAACTTATTCAACGGTATATAGTATAAAAGTATCTGTCCTTAATAATGGTGAATGGAGTGCGTATGGAAGTTCATGTAATGTTACTACGCCAGACCCTTTAACTAAAATTGCAGCCGTTCATTGTGGAACAACAGCTACATCTTCAACTACTCGTTTTTCGGTAGATGCGATATCAGGTAATCCTACGATTTCAGCTTATCGTTTCCAAGTAATAAGAGGATCAGAAGTTAGAGAGTTTACTACAGCGAATGCAACACAAAACTATTTCCGTTTTTCTGATTTAGGCGTAAGTCCTTATGGAACTTCATATTTAGTTAAAGTTGCGGTATTACATAATGGAGTATGGAGAGCATATGGTGCAGGTTGTACATTGACTACACCAGCTTTACCAGCTACAAAAGTACAAGCATCTCAATGTGGTACAACTTTATCTAGTTACGGTAATACAATTTTTGCAGATGCAATATCTAACGTTAGTAGATATCGTTTTGAGATTACCAATACAGTAACAGGAGCTATAAGAGTAATTACTACAGCAAATGGTACCGTAAGATCATTCAAATTAACAGATATGTCAGGTGGAGCTAATTTTGGCACTACTTATGCTGTTCGTGTAGCAGTAGAAAACAATGGTAATTTTGGACCTTATGGAGTTTCTTGTAATTTAACTACACCTGCCTTACCATTGAGTAAAGTTCAGTCTTCACAATGTGGTATTGTAGGAATTAGTTTTGGGACAAAAGTTTATGCTGATATAGTAGCAGGAGTTACTAAGTATAAATTTGAGGTAACACGTGGTAGTGAAGTTGGATATTATGAGACAACATCTACGACAGATAACTTCTTCCAATTGGCTAATGTTTCAGGAATTACACGTAAATATGCTACAGCTTATACAGTAAGAGTGGCTGTTATGAATAATGGTTTATGGAGTGCTTATGGCACATCGTGTAATGTGACTACTTCATCTTTACCATTAAGTAAAGTTCAGTCATCACAATGTGGAGCAACATTGGCAGGAGGTGTAAATACAACTATTTTTGCTGATGCAGTATCAGGAGTAGAGGCTTATCGTTTTGAAGTAGCCAATGCCAATGCATCAAATCCGTTGTATTTTACCACATCTTCGGGATCAATAAATTCATTTAAATTAAGAGATGTTGTTGGCTTCACTGGAGTTGCAGGATCATCTTATAGAGTAAAAGTGGCATTATTGAATAATGGAGTTTGGAGTTCTTATGGATCAGTATGTAACGTAACGTTACCAGGTACAGCACCAAATACAAGAGAAATAGAGGAGGAACTTCCAACCAATACTACCATCTTTGCAGTGAAAGGGTATCCAAATCCATACAATGCGTATTTCACATTATCGTTAGATACACCGAGCGATGCGATGGTATATGTAAGAGTATTTGATATGACAGGCAAACTAATCGAAGATAGAGAAGTTGCACCGTCATCGTTAGAGAGCTTACAACTAGGCGCAGAATGGGCATCAGGAGTTTACAATGTAATTGTAGCCCAAGATGACCAAGTGAAAACCATTAGAATGGTTAAAAAAGAGTAAGGTAGTAACACAAGTACTGCATAAATCAGTACAAGTGAAACCAACTTATAAACAAGAGGAGGCTGTCGTAAGACAGCCTTTTTTTTTTGGTTAAAATATATATGTATTATTTTATAGCAATTGTATAGTTTTTTTATAGGTGTTTATATTTTTTGTGCCATAATTAATTTGTTTATTTGATAAAAATCTATGAATTATGAAAAAAATATTCTTTCTTTTTATGTTGCTTTTCGCTTTGGATTCAACAGCTCAAATTAATTATGAATCTATTATAAAATATAGTAATGGAAGTTTAGTGGACAAAAAGATGATAACTTTGAAATTTTCCATTCACGCAAATAGTCCAAATGGCACAGTTGTTTATAGAGAAATTCAGCATCCACTAACTAGTAATATTGGAAAAGTTACAAGTATAGTAGGTAGAGGTTTACCAGAGGTTGGTTCTTTTTCTCAAATTAATTGGTCGCAAGGTAATTATTACTTAATAGTAGAATTTTTTACTGGTAATAATTCATGCGAATGGATTTATGTACCTTTTTATCAAACAAATCAAACAAATCAATTAATATATACTTGTAGTGGCGAACAAACTTTAACACCATGCCCTTTATATACAAATTTAGTATGGTCAGATGAATTTAATGAGAATGGAGCAGTTAATTCTTCAAAATGGCACCATCAAACTCAACTCCCAAACGGGAATAGTTGGTATAATGGCGAAGTTCAACACTATACAAATAATATTGCTAACTCATTCGCTCAAAATGGAGTTTTAAATATTGTTGCAAAAAAAGAATCCTACACAAGTCAAGGGGTAACTAAACAATATACGTCTGCTAGATTAAATTCAAAATTTGCATTTACTTATGGAAGAATTGAAGTAAGGGCTAAGTTGCCAGCGGGTCTTGGTACTTGGCCTGCAATTTGGACGTTAGGAAAAAACATTATAGAGCCTGGAGGCTTTTGGTCAGCTACGCACGGAACTGTAGCATGGCCAAGTTGTGGAGAAATTGACATTATGGAACATTGGGGACACAATCAGAACTTTGTTCAGAGCGCCTTGCATACACCTTCTAGTAATGGTTCAACGAATAATTTAGGGGGAACTACGGTTTCAACAGCTAGCAGTGAGTTTCATATATATTCTTTAGAATGGACTCCAGAAAAAATGTCGTTTAGTGTTGATGGTCAAATATATTATGTATATAACCCATCTGTTAAAAATGCTTATACTTGGCCGTTTAATTCAGATCAATATATTTTATTGAATTTAGCAATTCAACCTCCAATTGATTCGTCAATTAACCAACGCACGTTAGAAGTTGATTATGTAAGGGTTTATCAATAGTTAATTTTGTACTTTACATATAGTATCGTAACATAAAGAATCAATTTACACTTCTTTTTGTTGTTGATTTTAAGAAGTTTACCATTAATTTAACTATACATCACCTTAACGTTTTTTTTTTAACTGCTTCATTTTATCTTTATTTATGCGAAATGTATATATTTTCCCCCATATTTTTTAACATTTAGCAATATATTTACTTTTTGTATAGTTTATGTATACGAAAACGATTTCGAATAATTTAG
Proteins encoded in this region:
- a CDS encoding glycoside hydrolase family 16 protein, producing MKKIFFLFMLLFALDSTAQINYESIIKYSNGSLVDKKMITLKFSIHANSPNGTVVYREIQHPLTSNIGKVTSIVGRGLPEVGSFSQINWSQGNYYLIVEFFTGNNSCEWIYVPFYQTNQTNQLIYTCSGEQTLTPCPLYTNLVWSDEFNENGAVNSSKWHHQTQLPNGNSWYNGEVQHYTNNIANSFAQNGVLNIVAKKESYTSQGVTKQYTSARLNSKFAFTYGRIEVRAKLPAGLGTWPAIWTLGKNIIEPGGFWSATHGTVAWPSCGEIDIMEHWGHNQNFVQSALHTPSSNGSTNNLGGTTVSTASSEFHIYSLEWTPEKMSFSVDGQIYYVYNPSVKNAYTWPFNSDQYILLNLAIQPPIDSSINQRTLEVDYVRVYQ